The Primulina eburnea isolate SZY01 chromosome 6, ASM2296580v1, whole genome shotgun sequence genome contains a region encoding:
- the LOC140833940 gene encoding WRKY transcription factor 23-like, which yields MEEKKGEPEIKAEDSIQKAAFPDQSAMIPEASFSLPNSALFDISAVHHQKSSLGFIDFASFQDFSNPSYMFDDLMLQSIPAPSLIPMQSASQLPPSQVPLLEYSEVVNTPATPNSSSISSSSTEAAPANDDSKRAESVEEEDQEHQQDQDKIKKQLKLKKNQKRPREPRFAFMTKSDIDHLDDGYRWRKYGQKAVKNSPFPRSYYRCTSTSCGVKKRVERSSEDPSIVVTTYEGTHIHPCPMTPRGSFGILPETAALGGVGGGGIGGAVSVSNFITPRMFHNYRHQPQPQEHHQTQPYFCNLSPLTLPMSFTTSSSTNHSLPLVPMIQERPFCPSSSSSSLARDHGLLQDMVPSQMLKEPKEE from the exons ATGGAAGAGAAGAAGGGAGAGCCTGAAATCAAAGCAGAGGATTCGATCCAAAAAGCAGCATTTCCGGATCAGTCTGCCATGATTCCCGAGGCGAGCTTTTCTCTGCCAAACAGCGCCTTGTTCGATATATCCGCTGTTCATCATCAGAAAAGCTCTCTGGGGTTCATAGACTTCGCCAGCTTCCAAGATTTTAGCAACCCTTCTTACatgtttgatgatttgatgcTTCAGAGTATTCCAGCCCCTTCTTTGATCCCGATGCAGTCTGCTTCGCAGCTACCACCGTCGCAGGTGCCGTTGCTGGAATATTCCGAGGTGGTCAACACTCCGGCTACGCCGAATTCGTCTTCGATATCCTCGTCTTCCACTGAGGCAGCACCGGCGAATGATGATTCGAAAAGGGCTGAATCTGTTGAAGAAGAAGATCAAGAGCACCAACAAGATCAAGATAAGATTAAGAAACA ATTGAAACTCAAAAAGAACCAAAAAAGGCCAAGAGAACCGAGATTTGCGTTCATGACAAAGAGTGATATAGATCACTTGGATGATGGTTATAGATGGAGAAAGTATGGTCAGAAAGCTGTGAAAAATAGCCCTTTTCCAAG GAGCTACTACCGCTGCACCAGTACATCTTGCGGGGTGAAAAAAAGAGTCGAAAGATCGTCCGAGGATCCATCCATTGTGGTCACAACATACGAAGGTACACACATACATCCCTGCCCCATGACGCCCCGTGGCAGCTTCGGGATTCTTCCGGAAACAGCCGCACTTGGCGGTGTCGGTGGAGGCGGAATCGGTGGCGCTGTCTCCGTATCCAATTTCATCACACCACGAATGTTTCACAACTATCGCCATCAGCCGCAGCCGCAGGAACATCATCAAACACAACCCTATTTCTGTAACTTGTCACCATTAACATTACCTATGAGCTTCACCACTAGCAGTAGTACTAATCATTCATTACCTCTTGTTCCTATGATTCAAGAAAGACCCTTTTGCCCCTCTTCCTCTTCCTCTTCTTTGGCTAGAGACCATGGTCTTCTTCAAGATATGGTGCCATCTCAAATGCTAAAGGAGCCAAAGGAGGAGTAG